CGACCGCATTAGCATAGCCGTAGTTCTTAGTAATCACAGCACCGTTATCACCAAACTGCTCAACGCCATTAATGTAAGTGTTACGCGCCGCTTTGATCTGCTTGCCGTACTTCTCTTCAGAGTAATCTGTCAGCACCAGCATTGGATCTTCCATGCCATACGAGTTCATATCACCCAGAATCACTTTGTGACCTTCAATGCCATCGAGTGCTTCACCCAGTGCAACCGCCGCTGCAACACGGAAGTTCTCACATGAACCTTGCTTATCGGCATCTACGCCACCTTGACCGCCTTGCTCAACAGGTGCTGCATCTTCCCAACACTTAGAACCTTTCGATTTAAAGTGGTTAATCGCTACAGTCAGTTTCTCTTTGGTGCCCTTCACCTTAAAGGTTGGCGCCAGAGAGTCACGTTGGTAGTTCTTACCATCTTCAATCACCTTACCAGAGTCGTCTAACACCTCTGGTGCTTGCTGGCTTGGCATCGCGATTACACGGCTGTCTTTAAGCTTAACCACCTTCTTACGGTAGATAACACCCGTAGTAATTACATCAGTGCCGATCGAGTCCATTTCGTCGGTCACGCCATCTTCATTAGAGTCGACAGCGACGAAGGTGTAACGGTCTTTCTTATGCTCAATGCGGTCATTCAGTTGATTCACAAGCTGTTGAATTGCCGAACCTTCACCAAAGCCGTTGTTCTCAATTTCCATCAAGCCAATGATGTCAGCATCCAAGCGAAGAATCGCGTTTACAATCTTCTCTTGCTGTACTTCAAACTCAGTGATGGTGTTTGCACCACGGTTATTACCATGCTGGTTCGCATCACCGCCAAATGGAGAGTTGAAGTAGTTCAGGACATTAAAGGTCGCAATACGTAAGTCGCCTTCATCCATATCTGGTTTGTCGGTACGTGGGTCGTTGCGAACGAAGTTTTCAGCGGTGATCTGGTTAGTCGTGATCAGGCGGTATTCACCATAGCTGTAGGTCAACACACCTTCTAGACCAACAATAGTGTCATCAATACGGATGTAGTCTTCCGTTGAGCCATCTTGGTCGATGTCAGTACGGCCAAAGTCTGGGTAGAAAGGAACTTGTCCATCACCTGCTTTTTGGTCAGTTTCTACGAAAAGACGACGATCAGCATTGTCTTCCATTTGCTGTTTCGCTTCATCAGAACCCGCTGCGAAAAGTTGGTTTGGTTGCATGTTGATACGCTCATGCGCCAAAACCATGTTGTTACGACGACCAGCGTAGTCATAACCGAAAGTACGCGTCACACGCATATCAAGTGCTTCGGTTGTTTTCACCAACATGCCTTCATAGCGTTCAAGTGTCGCCGCAAAGTTCTCGTCTGTATCTAATACTTCAATGGCTGTCGCTTCAGGCGCATCCTGCTCGCCTTGCTTTAACCATTGATTGTTTTCAACTTTAAGCTGAGTGTGGCTGTAGTATTCTTGCACTTTACCTTTCACACACACTACATCGCCTGCAGCTAATTCAGAGCTAGATTGATTGGTATGAACAAATAGACCTTCAGAAGTGCTTGGGTTGAAATCATCCTCAAGAGCTTGCAAGTAGAAACCTTTAGTTAGGCCGGTAGTAACTGCGCTTACCACTCCTTTTACGAAATACTCATCGTCGGTGATGTACGGGTAGCCATCGATGAACGGCGATGTTGCGCCCTCGCCTTGGATTTCTTGAATGGTGGTAAATACTGGAGCAGCACCGTCTTGCGTACAAGCGAAGGCTTCTGGCAGCTCAACATTATCTAGAGAACCTAGACCTTCAATACTGTCCTTCGGTAGCGATACCCATTGTGAAGCATCAAACGTCGCCGATGGGGTTTGCTCAGCACGAACTAAGGTAACATCTTTACCCCAGTCGACATCGCCCATCACGCCAACCATGTCCAACACGCTTGAGTCTGCATTCAGGATAGCCAACGGGTCATCACCATTGTGATTAGCCAATGAAGCATTAAGAATGTCAGCGACCGCTTTAATCTCATCGCTTGCACTGCTATGCGCAACAACAAGTACCTCACCAGGCGCTAAAACGTGGCCATCTAAAGGTAAAGTGGCTCCCCATGATCCGTTGCCATTCGCTGATTTAGCCAGTGAATAACCATCTAAATTAATGCTGCTGTCGCTGTTATTGGCGATCTCAACCGCTTTGTTATAGCTGCCGCCTTCCACGTATTGTGAAATAAACAAATCAGCGTGTGCGCTTGTGGTTAACAAGCTACCAATTGCCACTGCTAGCAATGAAGGTTTGTGTAAAAGAGCCATCCGTTTCACCTGAGTTCATCGATTTATAATTACTGCCATCTATGGGCAGTCATGTATTTTGTGGTAACTATCAGGTTTATTTATGAAAGGAATAAGTCAGTTGGCAAGAAAATGAGGAACTTATCACTTTGGAATCATCAATTGTTTGGCACGCAATATATTTCCAACACAAATAGAAATGAGTAAAAATTTATAAAACCAAAACTCATTTAATAAGATATCCTGCACAACACAGATGTTACAGATGTGTTAGCCATTACATGCGTAAATCATCAATTAAAACAGCACGATTATTGGGAAGCCTTAACTAGCGGGCACTAAAAAGCCCAAATTAAACGCAGTTACTTTGGGCTTAGATTTTACAGCGGAAGGTGTTGAGTCACCCTATGGGCGAGTTACAAAACCTACTGCTTCGTATGCTTTCTTCAGCGTTACTGCTGCGCGCTCAGAAGCTTTTTCTGCACCCGCTTTCATTACTGCGTCCATGTAGGCACGGTCAGCACGGATACGGTGGTATTCCGCTTGAATCGGCTCAAGCATCTCAACAATCGCTGCACCCACATCTTTCTTGAACGGGCCGTACATTTCAACGCCTTGGTACTGCGCTTCAATCTCTTCGAATGTTTTACCTGTTGCTGCCGAGTAAAGGCCCATCAGGTTAGAGATACCCGCTTTGTTTTCCCAATCATGGGCAATGCGTGGTGGTGTTTCTGCATCCGTTTGCGCTTTGTTGATCTTCTTAATGATCGACTTAGGCTCTTCTAGCAGAGTAATTACGTTCTTGCGGTTGTCGTCCGACTTAGACATCTTCTTCGTCGCATCTTGTAGGCTCATTACACGTGCATTCACTGTTGGGATGTACGGTTCTGGCACTTCGAAGATTGGTTGCTCTGGCGAGTAGATGTTGTTGAAGCGAGTTGCGATATCACGCGCTAACTCTAGGTGTTGTTTCTGGTCGCTACCTACAGGTACTTGGTGAGCACCGTAAAGCAGAATGTCCGCAGCCATCAGTACAGGGTAATCAAACAGACCTACGTTCACGTCGTTTGAGTGACGCGCAGACTTGTCTTTAAACTGAGTCATACGGCTCAGTTCACCCATTTGTGTGTAACAGTTAAGAAGCCAACCAAGTTGAGCATGCTCTGGTACGTGAGACTGAACAAATAGCGTGCTCTTCTTTGGATCAACACCGACAGCAAGACAGATAGCTAGTGCGTCTAGAGTCGCTTCATGCAGTGCTTTCGGATCTTGGCGAACCGTAATTGCGTGAAGGTCTACCACACAGTATTGGCAATCGTAGTCATCTTGCATCTGTTGCCATTGACGTAGAGCACCCAAGTAGTTACCGATACTTAGTTCACCAGATGGTTGAACACCACTCAATACGATGGGCTTGCTCATGGTTTTAATTCCTTTGCTTATTCGCTAAGTCAATTGATGGCTTAGCTTCTTAACTTAAATATAGAAAAGCCGCACAGCTCTTTCTGCGCGGCTCATCCAGTGTACTCATTGATAAGTATTTTGCTAGTGGGTTAGCTAACTTTTGTCCGCTTTATGCAGAAACTAGAACGACGTCGAGCAATTGCGCGACATTATCTGCCACATAGTCAGGGTTTGATGCTGAAATAGGCTCACCGTGATTGTAGCCGTAAGTCAGGCCAAATGAGTGACAACCCGCGTTCTTTGCCGCTTTAATGTCGTTGCTTGAATCACCAACCATTAGCATCTCTTCTGCTTTCACATTGTGCTTTTCTAGCAACCAGTTTAGCGCTACTGGGTTCGGTTTTTTCTCTGGGAAAGAGTCACCGCCAAGTACATCTACAAAGTACTTATCGATGCCGTGTTGCGCTAGTACGTCTGGCACAAACTTCGATGGCTTGTTGGTTACTAATGCCATAGTAAAGCCAGCTTGGTGCAGCTCTGCCAACGTCTCTTTTACTGATGGGTAAAGGTGGCTCAGCTTATGACCGCCCTGTTCGTAGAAATCATCGAACAAGATACGCGCTTTTTTCAGCAGCTCGGGTTCTAAGCTTGGATCCACCGTTAGGTTGCGGCTTAGTGAACGACCGATAAGCACGTCAGCACCATTACCTACATAGTCACGAACTTGCTCTTCACTCACTGAAGGGAAGCCTAACTCCTGACAAGCTTGGTCAGCAGCTACTGCCAAATCAGGCACGCTGTCTAACAAGGTTCCATCCAAATCAAAGGCGATCAGTTTTATTGAGCTTAATGACATCTTACTTTCCTATTAATTATATTCGTCTCATATGTTGAGCAATAAGACGTAAAAAAGGGGCCAATCAGCCCCCTTAATCTAAATTTTTTGATTTTAGGTCAACTGACCCTAGTTCTACTTTTATGCGTTTACTTTTGCAAGCTCTGCACGCATCTCATCAATCACTTCTTTATAATCTGGTTGATTGAAGATAGCTGAACCAGCAACGAACATATCTGCGCCCGCTTCTGCGATTTCACGAATGTTATCAACCTTTACACCACCGTCGATCTCTAGGCGAATATCACGACCAGACTCGTCAATCAGCTTACGAACCGCGCGCAGCTTATCAAGCGTGTGAGGAATGAAAGATTGACCGCCGAAACCTGGGTTCACAGACATCAATAGAATCATGTCTACTTTGTCCATGATGTAATCTAGGCAAGATAGTGGTGTTGCAGGGTTTAGAACCACGCCCGCTTTACAGCCGTGCTCTTTGATCAATTGTAGAGTGCGATCGATGTGCTCTGATGCTTCTACGTGGAAGGTAATCATCGATGCGCCAGCTTTTGCAAACTCAGGCACGATGTTATCAACTGGCTTCACCATTAGGTGAACATCGATTGGAGCAGTAATACCGTAGTCACGCAGTGCTTTACAGATAGGCGCGCCAAAAGTCAGGTTAGGTACGTAGTGGTTATCCATCACATCAAAGTGCACAACGTCGGCACCGGCTGCGAGTACTTTTTCAACGTCTTCACCAAGACGAGCAAAATCTGCAGACAAAATTGATGGAGCGATTAGAAAATCTTTCATACCAAACCTCTTAAGAGTAAGTAAATTGCGAGTTCACCGCCTTGGTGGCACCTCATACGCATACAAGATTCAACCCCAAGACTATTTGGTGTGCAATTCTACCTAAGCACCTAGGCAGATCCTAGCAGTTCGAAAGATTAGTTTAAGAAAGTACCTGTTGGTCACTCAATTTGAGGTGTTCGAGGTTATTCTGCTGCAGCGTGTTGCTGGTTTTTATCTTGATGAAACAGTGCGAGTAGCTCATCCACTTTATTACGACCAGCGCCATTTCGGCTGATGGTGCGTTTAACCTTCACTACGTTCAACTCTGCACCATGATACAAGCGACGCGTTAATGTCGTGTCGTGGTTAGAAATCAAAACAGGGATGCCGCGTTCAGTCGCCGCTTTTTCAGCAACGTCAGCCAGTGCTGCTTGATCATCTAAGCTGAAGCCATTACCTGCGTAAGAGGTAAAGTTAGCGGTATTTGAGAGCGGTGCGTACGGAGGATCGCAGTAAACCACGCAACCTTTACGGGCACGGCTAAAGGTCTCATGGTATCCCTCACACACGAAGGTGGCCTTTTTCGCTTTCTCAGCAAAAAACTCCAGCTCGGCTTCTGGGAAGTAAGGTTTTTTGTAAGAACCAAACGGAACGTTAAAACCGCCTTTCTTGTTGTAGCGACACAGGCCATTGAAGCCAAATCGGTTCATGTACAAGAAAGCAAGTGAGCGATACATAACATTGTCAGTATCGTTGAACTGAGCTCGAATATCTAAGAAGGCTTCTTTGCGGTTGTTCTCAGGGCAGAACCAACGCTTTGCTTCCGCAATGTAGGTCTCAGGGTCGGTTTTAAGTAGGTTGTACAGGTTGATAAGATCGGGATTGATATCAGCCAGTAGGTACTGTTCGTAGTCCGTGTTCAAAAACACAGAACCAGCACCAACAAATGGTTCTACCAATTTACGAGCAGGTGGCAGGTGACGTTGGATGTCTTCAACTAGGCCATATTTACCACCAGCCCATTTTAGAAAGGCACGCTGCTTTTTCATTTACTGCTCTATCTATCAACACAAAAATACGGCTGCGGAATGTAACATATTTTGAGACTAAGCTCAGGGTTATTTCGCACGTTCTATCTCTCGATGCACCTGATTCATCGATTTTGCCCAAGGTTCTAACTGTTGAAGTGGTTTCGAGAGTGTACTTACCGCATCTCGCGCCACCTGAATCGTCGGGTAATCTTGGTAAGTGATAATAAACCACTTGGTATCGCTACGCAGAGTTGGGTAAATACGAACCTTGTTCTCTAGGTCGTATTCTTCGATGAAAGATTGCACATCCTCCAGTGAAGTCATCGCACTCAGCTGTAAGGTGTACGCTCGTGGCGAGATAGCTTGTAGCTCCTCTCGAGCAAACGAGAAGGTGATCTTCTTAGTCGGAGGCGTTGATTCAGTTAAGTCAGACTCTTCATCAGCTGGAGCAACCGCTTCAGCGTCAGCCTGTGAATTAGCCTCTACTTGAGTGTTCTCTTCAACCGCAGCATCAATGGCGCTGGTATCAGCACTCTGAGCTTTATCATCCAGTAGAGCATCAACCACATCCGAAGTAATCACGACACGCTGTTGGTCTTGCTCAACCTCACCTACGCTAGCCGTCTCTTCCACTACAACCGGTGGCAAAGATGAACTGTCATCATCAGCGCCTTGATAACTGATGTCAGTTGACGTTTCAGTGTCTACCACTCCCTCAACACCAGCTTGTTCTGAGCCACTGTCCACTTCAAAGGTTGGAATAGCAGTCTGCTCGATTGGTGCGATCAGAGATTGCGCTTTGTCATCCGGGGTCGGTTGGCTGAACATCCACCAATAACCACCACCAATTAACAACAGCAACAGGGCTACCACAATCGCGATATTGATTGGTGAGCCAATGATTGAGCGAATAATAATCCTTTTTTCCACTTTCAATTCTCCTAAAGCCATTAACTCGCCAGGCAGAGGTTGCGCTTTGTTAAACGCACGTCGCACACGAGTTTCAGACTCATCATCCACATATCGAATCACCAGTGATTCAAAGAAATGTTCAGCTTCTGGTTGCGAAAGGTCATCGATCTCAAGATCGATAGGCTTGTGTTGTTGGCCGTAACTTAGACGTGTGAGTAAGGTATCTAGGTGACCAATTTCTGAGAAAAGAACGACATTGATCGTCCATTGGGGATTAGCTTGAGCTTCCAGTACCAACATCCATAGTTCGGATACCAATAGCTCAGAGAGTCGGTGGGCATCATCGACAACGATAACCACACTACACGGCTCACCATCCAGCAACCTTGCTAGGCTATCAGATAAGGAGTCATGTTGATTAAATAGCGGATCAGAAACAATTTGGCTAAGAATAAGCGCGCGGCGTTGTTGGTCGTCTTGGCTTGGATGACAAAGCAGTAAACACTGATTTTTTTCTGTCGCCCACGCTTCGAGATAACGCTGTGCTAACCAAGAACGGCCAGAGCCAGGTTTACCAGCCACCGTTACTAGATTTGAACCAAAGTTAGTCAAAAGCTGTAAGCGCTCTAGCAGCTCAACTTGAGACTCTAACTCTAATACTCTTAATTCATGAGCCAAACTCATTGCGGATCCCTACTGATTAGATCGATCAGTAAAACGCTTCAGTTGCCTAGAGTTTAACTAGGCAACCTCACAACCAAATTTAAAGAGTACGGCAGAAATCAATCGCTTGTTTAATGATGTCCTGAGGAACATCAGCAACCACTTCAGCAGTACCAATACTTGTTGGCAATACCAGACGTAATTGACCAGACAGCACTTTCTTATCACGCATCATGTGCGTCATAAAGTCTTCAAAAGACATGCTTTCTGGCGTATGAACTGGCAGTTTCGCATTCTTGAGTATAGAAATAATTCGCTCAAGCTGCTGCTGAGTGATCAGTCCCTGTAACTGAGCAGTTTTCGCTGCCATTACAGTACCTGAAGACACAGCTTCACCATGTAGCCAATTACCATAGCCTAGTTCTGCTTCGATCGCATGACCAAATGTATGACCTAGGTTCAATAACGCTCTGATTCCTGACTCTTTTTCATCTAGAGCAACCACTTCAGCCTTAATTGCACAACAACGAGCAATTGCAGTAATCAGTGCTTGTTCATCAAGTTGATAAAGTTTCTCTAGATTCTGCTCCAACCAATCAAAGAAGGCTTCATCGTAAATGATGCCGTACTTGATGACTTCAGCAATGCCCGCTGCAAACTCACGCTCAGGAAGCGTTGATAAACAGTTGGTATCGATGATCACAGATTTTGGTTGGTAGAATGCACCGATCATGTTCTTACCAAGAGGGTGGTTTACTGCGGTTTTACCACCAACAGAAGAGTCCACTTGAGAAAGAAGCGTTGTCGGGATTTGAATGAAATCAATACCACGCTGGTAACAAGATGCAGCAAAGCCGACCAAATCACCGATAACCCCACCACCTAAAGCAATCACCACCACATCGCGGCTGTAATTTCCTTCAAGCATGTAGCTCATCACTGAATTGAACGTTTCAAGCGTTTTGTATTGCTCACCATCAGGTAACTCTAGAAGAGATGTCTGACAGCCAACTTGATCCAGTAAAGATAGAATTTTATCAGCGTAAAGAGGCGCTACTGTCACATTACTGATAACAACGACTTTCTGCTTGCCTGATAAAAAAGAAAGGTACGCCGGGTCGTCAAATAACCCGGCGCCGATAGAGATAGGGTAGCTACGCTCAGCTAGATTGACCGTAATCCGTTCCATGGGTTTGCTCTCCGAAAAAAATGAACTTAACGTTCTTCTAGCATTTTTACGATCTGGTTGGCTACCACTTTTGCACTTTGGTCGTCAGTACGAACTGTGTAGTCCGCCACTTCTTCGTATAGTGCATTGCGAGATACAGCTAGATCTTCTAGCACATCACGCGGGTTGTCTGTTTGAAGTAGAGGGCGTTTCTTGTCGCGGTTTGTGCGAGCAAGTTGCTTTTCAATTGTTGTCTCTAGGTATACAACAATGCCTCGTGCAGATAGACGGTTACGGTTTTCTTTGCTCATCACTGAACCACCACCTGTCGCTAGAACAATACCTTGCTCTTCAGTCAGATCGTTGATTACAGATTCTTCGCGCTTACGGAAACCTTCTTCGCCCTCAACATCAAAAACCCATGCGATGTCTGCGCCAGTGCGCTCTTCAATCACAGTGTCAGAGTCTAGAAACTCCATATGAAGTTGGGAAGCTAGGTGTCTACCAATTGTACTTTTGCCGGCGCCCATTGGGCCAACAAGAAAAATATTGCGTTTCTCAGCCATGTTTTTAGCAGTAATTTACAACGTTAATTCAATGACATCGCCACAAGGTAGGTCAGTACAAGTACTGAAATTAAAAGGCCCGTGGCACCGATTCCTCACAGATAATTCGTGATAAGACCCGAAATTATCAAGGTTAGGTGCCACTAATGCAACTTTATTTTTAATCTAATTGTACGTTACTGAATCACAACTTTAGGTGTAACAAAGATAAGCAGTTCACTTTTACCCACATTTTCGTAGCTGCGGCGGAACAATGCACCCAATAAAGGAAGGTCTCCCAACAGAGGAACTTTATCGACTGTACTACTGACACTGTGTTGAAATATTCCACCAAGAACAACGGTTTCACCATTATTAACAAGCACTTGCGTACCTATCCTTTGGGTATCTATCGCGACCGCCTCCCCAGTTCCTGTTTTCACCACTTGCCCAGGCCTATCCTGAGTCACACTCAAATCCAGAACCAAGCGATTGTCTGGCGTGATTTGAGGGGTAACTTTCAAACTCAACACAGCTTTCTTAAATGCGACGGACGTTGCACCACTCGAAGAGGACTCTAAGTAAGGAATTTCAGTACCTTGCTCAATGTAAGCCGGCTTTTTATTGGTGGTGATTAAGCGTGGGCTAGAGATGATCTCCGCCTTAGACTCTTGTTGCAGTGCCGATAACTCAAGATCGAGCAGCGTATCTGAGCCTAACTTGGCCACCTGAAACGCAATACTCGAGGCATTTGGCGATGTCGCCGCCAAATTCACATTAAGGTAATCATCAATCACGCTGCTGCCACCATCATCATAAGGTGTAATGGCTGACGGGTGGTTGCCTTCAATTGAACCACCAACAGTGAAGCTTCCGTTGGTCGATGAAACGCCCCAGCGCACGCCGAGTTCATCAAGGTTACCTTCGGTGACGGTAACAATGCGCGCCTCTATCTGAACCTGCTTCACGGGAATATCTAGCGACTCAATAATGCCGCGAATCACCGCAATGTTCTCTTCCAACTCGCGAATCAGCAAAGAGTTCGTGCGTTCATCTATGGTAATTGAGCCGCGATCAGACAACATGCTCACCGCCCCTTCACCGCCAATCATGTCGGCAATATCGGTGGCTTTGGCAAAGTTAATCTTGATGATTTCTGATTTAAGTTCCCCAAGCTCTTCTTCTAAGCGGGATTTTTCGAGCGCTTGCTGTTCTCTCAGATCCAGTTCTGCTTTGGGAGCGACCAAGATAACGTTGCCATCAACGCGCTTATCCAAGCCCTTAACTTGCAAGATAATGTCGAGAACTTGCTGCCAAGGAACACCATCCAAACGTAGCGTCAGGTTACCCGCGACCGAGTCTGATACCACCAAGTTGAACTCATTGTAGTCAGCAATCAACTGAAGGACATTTCGAACTGGGATATCTTGGAAGTTAATCGATATCAGCTTACCTTCTTTTTCAAGTACGCTTTTCTCCGTCGCAACTTCTTCAATTGTAGGCTTACTGATCACCACCTCGATAAATCGCCCCTTGAGGTCATATTCGTATTGATAGTCACTGTTAATCGTTGCCAATAACCGAGTGCTTGGTGTCTCTTTGTATACTTCAATACCCTCAACCAGAGTCGCGAAGTCTTTGACGTCCAAAAGGTAGAGCTTGTCATCATCCACTTCTGTATTGATAAGTTCGATGCTCAAGCCTTCTTGTGCTCGCTGAACATCAACGACCGCGCTGCTGGTTGCTAGCTCAATAATAATGACAGCGTCTTTATCCTTGTTAACTCTAAAATCAATGTTCTCTAATTTATTGGACGAGCTCTCTGCGTAGCCAAATACGCTAAAAACCAACATCATAGACACAGCAAAACCTTGTAGAGCTTTGCTCACTAATCCACTTATTCCTTTATTCATATTTACATCTCATATCCACATCATGTGACATTGGTTTATTTCAGAGCCAGCCTAACGTTGCGCTTATGCCAACAACCTAAGCCATCTGGAAGAGTTTCATTAATCAGAACGTACTGGCTCGTCACCTTAGTAACTCGCCCGTTGTTTAAGCCGATAAACTGGCCTTTTTTCACATTGACGACATTGCCCTTAGGCGTCTGTACAAGCCCAAACACACTCGTTCCACTGCCCATCACACCTTTCAAGCGCAATTTACTCAGTGGATATTTCTCCAACTTGCCACTGCGAGCACGGGCGCTGGGTTGCCAGCAATCTTTCTTCACCAAGGGCTGGTTTTGCACAATCGCTTCTTTGGGTAACTCAAAGGGGGGGCGAAAAGCACGTCGTTGATAGGTAGCGGCTGAGAACTCAGTCGCAGGAACAAGCTGCTCAACTTCTTTTTTCGCTTTGAGCTCAACCTGCACCACGAAGTCTTCTAGTGAGTCTTGATTGGCTTTGCAGCCTGACAAGATCAGCAGTAACAACGTTGAATAGAGCGCGCTATTGAGCCTCATCGTTGACCTCCGACTTAAACTGGTAGGTATAAGCTCGAACCCTAAAGTGAAGTGTGCTGCTTTCTTGGCTAACTCTCTGCCAACTCACATCATCAAAGCTGATGATTCGCGGGAGCTTGGCGATAGCTGCAGAGAAATCACCAATCTCGTGGTAATCACCCGTCAGTTCAATGTTAAGAGGTAAACGGTATAGAAAGGCTTTGTTCTGTTTTTCGCCCCAGTCGATTCGGGTAAAGGTGAGTGAGTTGTCTAAGCCAAGCTCATTAACTGATGCCAACATGCTCGCCAACTCCTTTTGCACAGGCAGCTGTTCTAACAGGTAATCATAGCGACTGGTTAGTTCATCCAGTTGGCCTTGAAGTTTAGGTAAAGCGGCAACCTTATTGGCTTT
This DNA window, taken from Vibrio chagasii, encodes the following:
- the pilO gene encoding type 4a pilus biogenesis protein PilO encodes the protein MASFQNMMSLQELDIDEITEWPLLPQLLVILLLVALIQGLGTWFYILPLNDELQQMKQQEQTLKATLRIKANKVAALPKLQGQLDELTSRYDYLLEQLPVQKELASMLASVNELGLDNSLTFTRIDWGEKQNKAFLYRLPLNIELTGDYHEIGDFSAAIAKLPRIISFDDVSWQRVSQESSTLHFRVRAYTYQFKSEVNDEAQ
- a CDS encoding pilus assembly protein PilP, giving the protein MRLNSALYSTLLLLILSGCKANQDSLEDFVVQVELKAKKEVEQLVPATEFSAATYQRRAFRPPFELPKEAIVQNQPLVKKDCWQPSARARSGKLEKYPLSKLRLKGVMGSGTSVFGLVQTPKGNVVNVKKGQFIGLNNGRVTKVTSQYVLINETLPDGLGCWHKRNVRLALK
- a CDS encoding type IV pilus secretin PilQ family protein, with the translated sequence MNKGISGLVSKALQGFAVSMMLVFSVFGYAESSSNKLENIDFRVNKDKDAVIIIELATSSAVVDVQRAQEGLSIELINTEVDDDKLYLLDVKDFATLVEGIEVYKETPSTRLLATINSDYQYEYDLKGRFIEVVISKPTIEEVATEKSVLEKEGKLISINFQDIPVRNVLQLIADYNEFNLVVSDSVAGNLTLRLDGVPWQQVLDIILQVKGLDKRVDGNVILVAPKAELDLREQQALEKSRLEEELGELKSEIIKINFAKATDIADMIGGEGAVSMLSDRGSITIDERTNSLLIRELEENIAVIRGIIESLDIPVKQVQIEARIVTVTEGNLDELGVRWGVSSTNGSFTVGGSIEGNHPSAITPYDDGGSSVIDDYLNVNLAATSPNASSIAFQVAKLGSDTLLDLELSALQQESKAEIISSPRLITTNKKPAYIEQGTEIPYLESSSSGATSVAFKKAVLSLKVTPQITPDNRLVLDLSVTQDRPGQVVKTGTGEAVAIDTQRIGTQVLVNNGETVVLGGIFQHSVSSTVDKVPLLGDLPLLGALFRRSYENVGKSELLIFVTPKVVIQ